One genomic segment of Thermosipho africanus Ob7 includes these proteins:
- a CDS encoding ABC transporter permease, translating to MFKTMFKPLFKSKKFIIGLIIFFIFLALGILGPVIYRVDPTEMTWDFEQPPSSVHPLGTDTYGRDILAQLLHGIRASLYVGFLASIISLVIGTIVGTFSAVKRGIVDDLLMSFTNIVLTTPSVLIAILIASYLNVRSLEVIALILGLFQWPWFARAIRAQLMSVLSREYVYLSRMAGYSDFRLIIEDLIPTIATYAFMSFVLFINGGIMGEASLSLIGLGPTQGISLGIMLQWAVMMDAMRRGLWWWFVPPGIAIVAVTTSLLIISTAMDEVFNPRLREE from the coding sequence ATGTTTAAAACTATGTTTAAACCTCTTTTTAAAAGTAAGAAATTCATAATCGGCCTTATAATATTTTTCATTTTCCTTGCTTTGGGGATTTTAGGGCCAGTTATATATAGAGTTGATCCAACTGAAATGACGTGGGATTTTGAACAACCACCATCAAGTGTTCATCCTCTAGGTACAGATACATATGGAAGAGATATATTAGCACAATTGCTACATGGAATACGTGCTTCTTTATATGTAGGATTTTTAGCGTCTATAATTTCGCTAGTTATAGGAACGATTGTAGGAACTTTTTCAGCCGTAAAAAGAGGAATAGTAGATGATCTTTTAATGTCATTTACTAATATTGTACTTACCACGCCATCAGTATTAATAGCAATTTTGATTGCAAGTTACTTAAATGTTAGAAGTCTAGAAGTAATTGCACTTATCTTAGGTTTATTCCAGTGGCCGTGGTTTGCAAGGGCAATAAGGGCACAGCTTATGAGTGTTTTGTCAAGGGAGTATGTATACCTTTCAAGAATGGCAGGATATTCAGATTTTAGACTGATAATTGAGGATTTAATTCCAACTATTGCAACATATGCGTTTATGTCTTTTGTTCTATTTATAAATGGAGGAATTATGGGAGAGGCAAGTTTAAGTCTTATTGGGCTTGGACCAACTCAAGGAATCTCCCTCGGAATAATGCTGCAATGGGCAGTTATGATGGATGCGATGAGACGTGGTCTTTGGTGGTGGTTTGTTCCACCTGGAATTGCAATTGTTGCTGTAACAACTTCATTGTTGATTATTAGTACTGCCATGGATGAGGTATTTAATCCAAGGTTGAGGGAGGAATGA
- a CDS encoding ABC transporter ATP-binding protein, with protein MSDSLVKIENVKAYYMLKDKYVKAVDNVSFEIKENEVIGVVGESGCGKSTLSNILMMNIIKPLTLIDGKILFKVGNDYKEISSMEREQVKKEFWGKKIALIPQAAMNALMPTIKIEKYIEHLADAHNIPKKEFLKKAKERFEKVDLDPMWLKRFPFELSGGMKQRAVIAIATLLDPDLLIADEPTSALDVVNQKMFLKILMEMKRQGIVKSIIFVTHDIATIRQIADRMLVMYAGKIMEISPIDQIVEKPLNPYTQGLLNSVLTPEPEIKKRGISTIPGAPPNLIEPPKGCRFHPRCPHAMDICREKEPQFKEIEPGRKVACFLYSEERA; from the coding sequence ATGTCTGATTCATTAGTTAAAATAGAAAATGTAAAAGCATATTACATGTTGAAGGACAAATATGTAAAAGCAGTTGATAATGTTTCTTTTGAGATAAAAGAAAATGAAGTTATTGGTGTTGTTGGAGAATCAGGTTGTGGTAAATCTACTCTTTCTAATATTTTGATGATGAATATTATTAAACCACTTACGTTAATTGATGGAAAGATTCTTTTTAAAGTTGGTAATGATTATAAAGAGATTTCTTCAATGGAACGTGAACAGGTAAAGAAAGAGTTTTGGGGGAAAAAGATTGCACTGATACCGCAGGCAGCCATGAATGCCCTCATGCCAACTATTAAAATAGAAAAGTATATAGAACATCTTGCAGATGCTCATAACATTCCGAAAAAAGAATTTTTAAAAAAAGCCAAGGAGAGATTTGAAAAAGTTGATTTAGATCCAATGTGGTTAAAGAGATTTCCTTTTGAGCTAAGTGGTGGTATGAAACAACGTGCAGTTATTGCAATTGCAACCTTGTTAGATCCTGATTTATTAATTGCGGATGAACCTACATCTGCTTTGGATGTAGTAAATCAAAAAATGTTTTTAAAAATTTTAATGGAAATGAAAAGACAAGGAATTGTAAAGAGTATTATTTTTGTTACACATGATATTGCTACAATAAGGCAAATTGCAGATAGAATGCTTGTTATGTATGCTGGAAAGATTATGGAAATTTCTCCTATTGATCAAATTGTTGAAAAACCTTTAAATCCATATACACAGGGACTTTTAAATTCTGTTTTAACACCTGAACCGGAGATAAAAAAGAGGGGCATTTCAACAATTCCAGGTGCTCCTCCAAATTTAATTGAGCCTCCAAAGGGCTGTAGATTTCATCCAAGGTGTCCACATGCAATGGATATATGTAGAGAAAAAGAACCTCAATTTAAAGAAATAGAGCCCGGAAGAAAAGTTGCTTGCTTTTTATATTCGGAGGAGAGAGCATGA
- a CDS encoding ABC transporter ATP-binding protein, protein MSRLVVKNLSKTFLVGFFSKRKVEAVKNVSFEVKENEIVSLVGESGSGKSTTAKMLLRLMPPTEGEIIFEGKEIWKDIKNNDEVINFRRNLHAVFQDPFASYNPFYPVERTLWQVLRLKDKNISKKEGLELIKESLFKVGLDPKDVLGKFPHQISGGQKQRIMIARCWLLRPSFIIADEPTSMVDASSRGGIIKLLTKLRDEEGTSIMFITHDLGLAYYVSDRIFVMKSGEIVEQGTPDEVVLNPKHEYTKQLIGSIPKLYKKMEDI, encoded by the coding sequence ATGAGTAGACTTGTTGTAAAAAACTTATCGAAAACATTCTTAGTAGGTTTTTTTTCAAAAAGAAAAGTTGAAGCAGTAAAAAATGTATCTTTTGAAGTAAAAGAAAATGAAATTGTTTCACTTGTTGGTGAAAGTGGTTCTGGAAAAAGTACAACTGCAAAGATGTTATTAAGATTAATGCCTCCAACAGAGGGAGAAATTATTTTTGAAGGGAAAGAAATCTGGAAAGATATAAAAAATAATGATGAAGTAATAAATTTCAGGCGAAATTTGCATGCGGTTTTTCAGGATCCTTTTGCAAGTTATAATCCTTTTTATCCAGTTGAGAGAACCCTCTGGCAAGTTTTAAGACTAAAGGATAAAAACATTTCCAAAAAAGAAGGGCTTGAATTAATTAAAGAATCATTATTTAAAGTCGGCCTTGATCCCAAAGATGTTCTTGGAAAGTTTCCTCATCAAATCTCAGGTGGTCAAAAACAAAGGATTATGATAGCAAGGTGTTGGTTGTTGAGACCAAGTTTTATAATAGCTGATGAACCGACATCTATGGTTGATGCTTCTTCAAGGGGAGGAATAATAAAGCTTTTAACAAAATTAAGAGATGAAGAAGGAACATCTATAATGTTTATAACCCATGACCTGGGACTTGCATATTATGTTTCAGACAGAATCTTTGTTATGAAAAGCGGTGAAATTGTTGAACAAGGAACACCAGATGAAGTTGTTTTAAATCCTAAGCATGAATATACGAAGCAGTTAATAGGAAGTATTCCAAAGCTTTACAAGAAGATGGAGGATATATAA
- the bgaS gene encoding beta-galactosidase BgaS translates to MFPKDFLFGASLSGFQFEMGMNDVDENTDWYHWVRDMRNVLNGVVSGDLPENGADYWNKYEKVHSLAKDFDMNVLRIGIEWSRIFPESTEKVDYGSGNMLQELDELANHDALEHYRKIMEDIKEKGLKLFLNLNHFTLPIWLHDPIKVLKGEEKEKIGWVKDNAPIEFAKFAEYVAWKFSDIVDLWSTMNEPNIVGWLGYLSINAGFPPSYFSPDWFVRSFKNQAKAHNLGYDAIKKYTDKPVGIIYSFSWVDTLKDDEEIFEKAMYYENWYFMDMVKERLDFIGVNYYTRKVVDKIPGFELAGFKVDWRILPGYGYGCPEKGFSKIGRPASDFGWEIYPEGLYKMLKHLYGRYSRPLIVTENGIADESDRYRSQYLISHLYAVEKALDENVELWGYLHWSIIDNYEWAKGYSKRFGLAYTDFERKEYIPKPSMYIYKDIIRKKTTEHFRKFDPFGIMNF, encoded by the coding sequence ATGTTTCCAAAAGATTTTTTGTTTGGTGCATCTCTTTCTGGATTTCAATTTGAAATGGGAATGAATGATGTAGATGAAAATACAGATTGGTATCATTGGGTAAGAGATATGAGGAATGTTTTAAATGGTGTTGTGAGTGGTGATCTTCCAGAAAATGGAGCAGATTACTGGAATAAATATGAAAAAGTTCATTCTCTTGCTAAAGATTTTGACATGAATGTATTAAGGATTGGTATAGAATGGTCTAGAATATTTCCCGAAAGCACTGAAAAAGTAGATTATGGTTCGGGAAATATGCTTCAGGAGTTAGATGAATTGGCGAATCATGATGCGTTGGAACACTACAGAAAAATTATGGAAGATATTAAAGAAAAAGGGTTAAAGTTATTTTTAAACCTTAACCATTTTACTTTGCCTATATGGCTTCATGACCCAATAAAAGTTCTCAAAGGTGAAGAAAAGGAAAAGATAGGATGGGTAAAAGATAATGCTCCAATAGAATTTGCTAAATTTGCAGAATATGTAGCATGGAAGTTTTCAGACATTGTTGATTTGTGGTCAACAATGAATGAACCTAACATCGTTGGATGGCTTGGATATTTAAGTATTAACGCAGGATTCCCACCAAGCTATTTTTCTCCTGATTGGTTTGTAAGAAGTTTTAAAAATCAAGCAAAAGCTCATAATTTAGGATATGATGCAATAAAGAAATATACAGATAAACCGGTTGGAATTATATACTCATTTTCCTGGGTTGACACGTTAAAAGATGATGAAGAAATATTCGAAAAAGCTATGTATTATGAAAATTGGTATTTCATGGATATGGTCAAAGAAAGACTTGACTTTATTGGTGTAAATTATTACACTAGAAAGGTAGTGGATAAAATTCCAGGTTTTGAATTAGCAGGTTTTAAAGTTGATTGGAGGATTCTTCCTGGTTACGGATATGGATGTCCGGAAAAAGGTTTTTCAAAAATTGGTAGACCTGCAAGCGATTTTGGCTGGGAAATTTATCCAGAGGGTTTGTACAAAATGCTTAAGCATCTCTATGGTCGATATTCAAGGCCTTTGATTGTAACTGAGAATGGAATAGCTGATGAAAGTGATAGATACAGATCACAATATTTAATTTCGCATCTATACGCGGTTGAAAAAGCATTGGATGAAAATGTAGAGCTTTGGGGATACCTACACTGGTCAATTATAGATAATTATGAATGGGCAAAAGGATATTCAAAAAGGTTTGGACTTGCTTATACAGATTTTGAAAGAAAAGAGTATATTCCAAAACCATCAATGTACATATATAAAGATATTATTAGAAAAAAGACAACCGAGCATTTTAGAAAATTTGATCCATTTGGTATTATGAATTTTTAA
- a CDS encoding LacI family DNA-binding transcriptional regulator, giving the protein MKVNIKRVAEEAGVSTATVSRVINGSDRVKEETRKKVLRVIKKLGYKPMPALRKIADLNYTIGVLVPNLVGDHYNEMVMAIEDYASKNGFELIVSIPKMLPESERYVLDQFFKRKIDGVILCELYTGVTYLEPFLKSGVPIVALDYNIEDITCDSVNVNNKQGAFIAMNHLYENGHRKILFIRGPHLSPAALEREKGVLKFLKKHDDVEVFYSEFEGYEPEIGYESVIAHLEKYGKNFTAIFTINDWTATGALSALYEKGLKVPEDISLVGFDDAPYVKYIVPPLTTIKQPRWEMGQTAAQLLIERIQNKGSNIPKNVILQPQLIVRKSVKKIG; this is encoded by the coding sequence TTGAAAGTTAACATTAAAAGAGTAGCAGAGGAAGCCGGTGTTTCAACTGCTACAGTTTCAAGGGTAATAAATGGTTCAGATAGGGTTAAAGAAGAAACACGCAAAAAAGTTTTGCGTGTTATTAAGAAGTTAGGCTATAAGCCTATGCCGGCTCTGAGAAAAATTGCTGATTTAAATTATACTATTGGGGTTTTAGTACCTAACCTTGTAGGAGATCATTACAATGAAATGGTAATGGCCATAGAAGATTATGCAAGTAAAAATGGTTTTGAGCTTATTGTTTCTATACCAAAGATGCTTCCCGAATCTGAAAGGTATGTTTTAGACCAGTTTTTTAAAAGAAAAATAGATGGTGTAATATTATGCGAGTTGTACACCGGTGTTACATACCTTGAGCCATTCTTGAAAAGTGGGGTTCCAATAGTTGCTCTTGATTACAATATAGAGGATATAACCTGTGATTCAGTAAACGTTAATAATAAACAAGGAGCATTTATTGCAATGAATCATTTATACGAAAATGGGCATAGAAAGATTTTATTTATTAGAGGGCCTCATCTTTCGCCTGCTGCTTTAGAAAGAGAAAAAGGAGTTTTAAAGTTTCTGAAAAAACATGATGATGTGGAAGTTTTTTATAGTGAGTTTGAAGGATATGAACCAGAGATTGGCTATGAATCTGTTATAGCACACTTAGAAAAGTATGGAAAGAACTTTACAGCTATTTTTACAATTAACGACTGGACAGCTACCGGAGCTTTGAGTGCACTGTATGAAAAAGGTTTAAAGGTCCCTGAAGATATATCTTTAGTAGGATTTGATGATGCACCTTACGTTAAATATATTGTTCCACCTTTAACAACGATAAAGCAGCCTAGATGGGAAATGGGACAAACTGCGGCGCAATTGTTGATTGAAAGGATACAAAATAAAGGTTCGAATATACCAAAGAATGTAATTCTTCAACCGCAACTTATAGTTAGAAAATCAGTTAAAAAAATTGGATAA
- a CDS encoding carbon starvation CstA family protein — protein sequence MNSLILAILAFVGYWVAYNTYGKWISKKIFGLNDKNPVPAKEFEDGVDFVPTKKHILLGHHFTTIAGTGPIVGPAIGVIWGWVPAFIWVFFGSIFMGAVHDFTSLVISARHQGKTIGELTGNLINERTAKIFLVLIQFLLWIVLAVFAMIVALLFIMYPQSVFPVWMEIPIAMWLSYMVYNKGKNDTLYSIIAIILMYVTIAIGVVFPISGISLLGWIYILMIYVFIASTMPVHKLLQPRDYINSHELLIAMSLLVLGVIIGHPKIVAPAFQTVPDAPPLFPILFITIACGAISGFHSLAASGTTVKQMEKETDAHLIGYGGMILEGVLATIIIIAVTAGLGMNGGGVQAFTSHYASWATASGLGAKLAAVINGSANLMHSYGIPLDLAKTIMAVFIVSFAGTTMDSSTRIQRFALQELFSNKKGEVVVKPLKNRFIATAIVILAALALALSTGDGKGALTLWPVFGALNQLLAALALLIGTVYLAKKKKPIWITGIPMIFMFIITLYATVLNLKKFISSGNGLLIFVTISTLVIALWIMIEGFIVIFKSNKEIVPVEEEI from the coding sequence ATGAATTCTTTGATACTGGCTATACTAGCATTCGTTGGATACTGGGTGGCATATAACACATATGGAAAGTGGATATCAAAGAAGATTTTTGGTCTAAATGATAAAAACCCTGTTCCAGCAAAAGAGTTTGAAGACGGAGTTGATTTTGTTCCAACAAAAAAACATATTTTACTTGGTCACCACTTTACTACAATAGCAGGTACAGGCCCTATTGTAGGTCCTGCAATAGGTGTTATTTGGGGATGGGTTCCGGCATTTATCTGGGTGTTTTTTGGCTCAATATTCATGGGTGCAGTTCATGACTTTACTTCTCTTGTAATTTCTGCAAGACATCAAGGTAAAACCATTGGTGAATTAACAGGAAATCTTATAAATGAAAGAACAGCTAAAATATTTTTAGTGCTAATACAATTTTTGCTATGGATAGTATTAGCTGTCTTTGCTATGATAGTAGCTTTACTATTTATTATGTACCCACAATCTGTATTTCCAGTATGGATGGAAATTCCAATTGCTATGTGGTTAAGTTACATGGTTTACAACAAAGGAAAAAATGATACGTTATATTCCATAATTGCAATTATATTAATGTATGTAACAATTGCTATTGGCGTAGTGTTCCCAATTAGTGGTATATCACTTCTTGGCTGGATATACATTTTAATGATTTATGTATTTATAGCCTCTACTATGCCAGTTCATAAGTTACTACAACCAAGAGATTATATAAACTCTCACGAACTTTTAATTGCTATGTCACTATTAGTACTAGGCGTTATAATTGGACATCCTAAAATAGTTGCTCCAGCATTCCAAACAGTTCCAGATGCACCTCCACTATTTCCAATTTTATTCATTACAATAGCATGTGGTGCTATCTCAGGTTTCCATAGTTTGGCAGCTTCTGGTACAACAGTTAAGCAAATGGAAAAAGAAACAGATGCTCATTTAATTGGCTACGGTGGAATGATCCTTGAAGGTGTTTTAGCTACAATAATAATTATTGCTGTTACCGCAGGGCTTGGAATGAATGGTGGAGGAGTACAAGCATTTACATCACATTATGCATCATGGGCGACAGCAAGTGGTTTGGGCGCAAAACTAGCAGCCGTAATCAATGGCTCGGCAAACTTGATGCATTCATATGGAATACCACTAGATTTAGCAAAAACAATAATGGCAGTCTTTATAGTTTCTTTTGCAGGAACAACCATGGACTCTTCAACAAGAATTCAAAGATTTGCATTGCAAGAGTTATTCTCCAACAAAAAAGGTGAAGTAGTAGTCAAACCTTTAAAAAACAGATTTATTGCTACTGCAATAGTAATACTAGCAGCTTTAGCACTAGCATTATCAACAGGAGATGGTAAAGGTGCTTTAACATTGTGGCCAGTATTTGGTGCATTAAATCAATTACTTGCTGCTCTAGCCCTATTAATTGGTACGGTCTATTTAGCAAAAAAGAAAAAACCAATATGGATTACAGGAATACCAATGATATTTATGTTTATAATAACACTGTATGCAACAGTATTAAATCTCAAAAAATTTATAAGCAGCGGAAATGGTCTATTAATATTCGTAACTATTTCAACACTTGTAATTGCTCTATGGATAATGATAGAAGGATTTATAGTTATCTTTAAGTCTAATAAAGAAATCGTACCTGTGGAAGAAGAAATTTAA
- a CDS encoding LytR/AlgR family response regulator transcription factor — protein MLKVAIIDDEYYARESLKDLINEMTDFEIIGCFESVEEFLKNKKNKKPDVIFLDIEMPSINGIKAAKYLDKYEIVFVTAYSEYAVDAFEVNALDYLTKPVSEIRFLETIKRIEEKLCTKKIINTIAAENNNEIIFLSFDDILYFEYFEKNIIAITEDNEFVIKHYKSLGSLEKDLPQNFVRIHKSYIINLNFIEKFIKEPISLEMKNKKLLPIGKTHLKEVKKILKI, from the coding sequence ATGCTAAAAGTAGCTATTATAGATGATGAATACTATGCAAGGGAAAGTTTAAAAGATCTAATAAACGAAATGACAGATTTTGAAATAATAGGTTGCTTTGAAAGCGTTGAAGAATTTTTAAAAAATAAAAAAAATAAAAAACCTGATGTTATTTTTTTGGACATTGAAATGCCATCTATAAACGGCATTAAAGCTGCAAAGTACCTTGATAAGTACGAAATAGTTTTTGTTACTGCCTATTCAGAGTACGCCGTTGACGCTTTTGAGGTTAATGCCCTTGATTATTTAACAAAACCTGTGTCAGAAATAAGATTTCTTGAAACTATAAAAAGAATAGAAGAAAAATTATGTACAAAAAAAATTATTAATACGATTGCAGCAGAAAACAACAATGAAATAATTTTTTTAAGCTTTGATGATATACTATATTTCGAATATTTTGAAAAAAATATCATCGCAATTACAGAAGATAATGAATTTGTAATTAAGCATTACAAAAGTCTTGGAAGTTTAGAAAAAGATCTTCCACAAAACTTTGTTAGAATCCACAAATCATATATCATAAATCTCAACTTCATTGAAAAATTTATTAAAGAACCTATCTCTCTTGAAATGAAAAACAAAAAATTACTTCCTATAGGAAAAACTCACCTAAAAGAAGTTAAAAAAATCCTAAAAATATAA